Part of the Drosophila santomea strain STO CAGO 1482 chromosome 2L, Prin_Dsan_1.1, whole genome shotgun sequence genome is shown below.
TGATTAAGTCGCTGGTTGATGAGCAGCCGGTTGACCTGAATTGGTTGGGAAAACTGAACATCGTGTTGGACAATGAAGTCGCCACTATCCACTGGTATAAGCTGTCCCAACGGGCGATCGTTAATCTCGTTGCTATTGACTTGGACAGCGTCGGATTTAAGATGATCCAAGTCTACAGTTGCCTTGATAAACTGCACATCTTTGTTGCTGCGTTTTAAAGTGAGATCAAAAAGTTCTGTCCATTTGAGGCCATTCAGTCGCCCTCCAAGTTGCAGATCCTTCACTTTTAACTCCTCCAGCAAaggttttctttgttttccgGCGGGTTCGGTGTATTTCGCGCTTACATAAACGTTATTGGCAGTCACGGAGTCGTAAACAGGGTTCCTCGTATCAACTCCATTGATATGGTCTGCTTTAACTGTGCCGTGCACCACCAGAGTGTCCACCGTGACTTCATCGAAGTTGAGTTCTTCATTTGGTTGACCAACGGATCTCTTATTGGGATGTCTGGAACCTGCTGAAATCGCTTTTTGTTCGATTTTATCCAAGGCCTGCTTGGTTAACTTTAAAGCCTTCCAGTAATTAGGCGTGAGCTTCATGTGCTTATCCTCGAACTGAAAATAcaagttttttattaaaataatttcatttttttttgctactTCTTACCGATTTGGCGTTCACTAGTTTGATAACCGACAATTTCAGATTCTCCTCCCGGTGCTTTAACTTGTCCTATGAATACATGATAAAAAATTCATGTATTTATCGAAACttataaaacacaaaactcaCTTCCAGTCTTTTTAAAAGATGCTCTACATTTACTTGCTCCAAACGCTTTCTTTGCTCCCGAGCCCAGTCAATGATTTGCTGGCGGAGTATGTTGGCATGCTCATCTTGTTTGTAGAGAGGCTGGAAGATGTTTGTCTCGTTGGCAGCCATGTTCTCATTCGCAATCACTgtatatttaagaaaatatcaGTTTAGGATGTAAAGAAAGCTAAAAGTGCATACCCAAAAAGCTATGATCCTTCTCCTCATAGCTTCTCATACGTGCCACACCACGACTTAAAGCTCCCTCAGTGAACTGCACCTTAGATTTCTCGAATCTCCAGTCGTTGAGGTTATAGATCTTGACATCCTGTTTACTACAAGCAACCAGGAGTAGGAACTTCTCCGATATTGAGTGCTAAGGGATTCAACATATAATAAACGCTGTTAAAAGTTTGATCCGAAATTACCTGAACTGGCAGAACCCTCTCCAATGCATAGAAACTCAATCGCTGATAAGGCACAAACTGCCCCTTTTCGAAGACATAGATCACGGTGTCTGCTTCGCCCACCTCGGCGCCAGTTCCGCCAAATGTGTTGCCTAGGATGAGAAAGTGCCTGCGGCTGACCTCGTTCACTGGGAGACTAAAGTACTTTACGTCCACGGCTCCATTGCTGCGCAGTCGCTGGAAGAGCTGGAATCTTTGGGACTTGGCATCCCATCTAAAAATCTCTGAGTGGGTGGCAGTTCTTCCCTCTGAATCTGCGTAGTTGGCTACGGCCACATAGTCGGTGAATTCGATGCCGAAGGCCTCCATTCTTCGAGCATTGCTGCAGCGAATCGCACCCAGTTTCTGGAAACTCTTGCCCATCCACTTGAAATAGGGACACTGAGCTCCCGATTCAAAAGCATGCAGTAGGGTAAGTTCCTGGCTACTGATCCGAAGGTACATTCCCCGCAGATGGGTTCCCGAAAAATATTGCACTGTCCGTATTCCTGTTTCCGGGGAAATCTCATAGATGGGTGATCCTTCACGGGCCTGACTTACGGGTTCTGTAAGATTGTAACTCACTGCAACGTAGCCACGTCCAGCGAAGGCCAGGCAATCCAGTGCCACCGCTCTAGGTGTTTCCAATTCCACGAGGAGCTGGAAGTCTTGCTCAGCTGGACGCCAGATATAGACGGCAAAGTGACGCAGTCCTGCGGTATTTTTATGCAAAGCCGTAGCGTACTTGACCGTGGGCAGTTGGAGGACGCAAATGTCGAGGGGAAAGGGCACCGGCACGGAGGCCACTCGTGTTAGTCCATCGAAACTAAAGCTAGCTGGGAGAGGCATAGACAATAAGTTTTATAAACACTAATCACATACGATTCTTCTTCAGCTCTTTGTACTTTAAGTCGCTTTCATCTCTAGGATAGGGTCGTACGTAATGCGTCGCCGCTGACTAAACCAAACAATTCTTTCTAACTCTTCGTTAGCCATGgccgaggaggagctgcaaACCTACCGCCGCTGCGTTGGCctgcagctggaggagctggagctgctgaGCTCCATATATTGCGCGCCCGGAGAGCTGCATATGCTCGACGCCGGCGTGGTGGCTGATTTCAATGAGTTCCTGGAGGAAGATAAGACCAAAGCTGCTAACAGCCTTCTTTCCCATTTGGAGTATGTGGTGAAGTTAACTCTACCGGGCAAACAGTGCGTGGAAGTCCGAGTGGAGCTCCCGCATTTGTATCCACTCTTGGAACAGGCACGCATCAGTGTACACACTACGCTACTGGGAAAAGCAAAGGAGCAGCGCTTGAAGAATGATTTAGATCAGTATCAGAGTGAAAGGCGCGAAGAGGACGCCGAGCCGTACATCTTCCAGCTGTTGAGCTGGCTTCAGGAGCACATCGAGGATCTGTTAAAACGACCAGCTTCCGAGTTTGAGGTGCTGCCAGTAGCATCACAAGACCCGCAACAACCACCAGCTACGCATCTTGAGCGAATGTGGATTTATTCCCACCACATTAAATCCACCGCCAAGCGGCAGGAGCTGATTCGACAGGCCCGTCAGTTGGAACTCACAGGATTCAGTAGACCCGGAAAACCTGGCATCATATGCGTGGAAGGTGATTCCGCGAATGTTCACGAATTCTGGCGCACAATCAAGGCCCTTCGGTGGCAAAAGATCTGCCTGGTGCGGAGTGAGCCTCGGCAGCGCAAGCGGGGATTTGAGGATTTCAGCGAACAGCTTTTCAATGCCGAAGAGGGCGTCATGAACATGGGCCAGTTCATTCGGTTCCTCGAAGCCCATGGATTTGGCTACATGAAGTCTGAATTGTTTGGTTTAGCCTGAGCGAAGTGCCCAGCCAAAtttgaaatgtaaataaagtTTGTTATATCATTACAAACCTTGGTCGAAAAACTGAGGCGCATCAGCAGCCCGTTTGTGAAGCGATGTCTGATCTGAGTTCAGGAAGTGTGTGGGATAGGTTTCCTGGAAGTTTACTTCTAAACTGATCGCGCGGGCGATCCCACCAGCAAAGATCAATATAAACAATAAGCGACACATTtgatacatatatttattttttgtaaactATACAAAACGTAACATTGAAACTGTACCACGTGCACTGGCTGCAAAAGAACTTTTACTACTAGCCATGATATTCTACGGTTCTTAAAGCTCCATTTAGAGATATTGTCAGATGTTTGGGTACCCTATTTCATAGTGGGTgtatattttggtatttttgcATTGGTGGATATTACTTTTGGACCTTCAAAATGTATCAGAATATTAAAGATTTCtctttgatttttattatataaacCCGTCTGCCCCGATTTCCGATGCAAGTAAATCAGTAGGGTTACTTTGCATTATCTTAGTTGACTTGTCCGACTGTTTTTCCGACGATATATCCTTGCTTATGTCACATTTTACATTTCGTGCCTGTTGTGCTACCTCTGGGCTCCGTCTGCCCTTCTTCATAAAGGCACAGTAGCAGCAGTGACTTGGTGTTCCAGAAACCTTCTTCATTTTCGCAGCAAATCGCCATCGCCGAACCCAAGAGATCTGGTAGTAGGCCCTTCTAAAGTTCTCATTGTTGAATCCGTAGATCAGCGGATTGACGGCGGCGTTCAGAAACATCAAATACTGTGAGATGTACCAGAATAGCTGCATTCCACTGCTGACAGAGACATCCTCACCGAAGTATTTTTCCCGTAGTACAACTAGGATTGTAAATGGCAGCCGTAGAGCTGCGAAGACCACGACCACGATGAACAGTGTCTTGGCCACGCTGCGTTTATAGCTCACTGTGAGCGGGTTCTCGCGACTAAGGACCCGCTTTTCATACCGATCAAGCTGTGTTTGAGGTGGCTGATTAGTTGAAACCCCTAAATCAGATTACTATCGTTGCTTACCTTATAGAATATGGCTATGTAGCAGATAAGCATGATGCCTAATGGCAGCCACACCAGAATGGTGATTAGAACATACCAGTACTTGGGCAGGACAGAGGTGTTCTCCTTGCAATATCGCTCCGTAAAGTTCTTCCAGACGCGCACCCTGTAAGAACGATAGAAAGCCAACGGTGATGCCAATAGGATACCCGAGACCCAGGTGCAGACCACCACTATCTGGACGCCCCTTATGGTGAGACGCGTCTCCATTGGGAGCACGATGGCCGTAAGACGATCGTAGCTGACTACCGAGAGATTGAGCACGGCTGTGATGAGGAAAACCACCACCAAAAAGCCCTCCAGCTTGCAGCCCACGCATCCCAACTGGTAGTTCTGGTAGAAGTCGTTCACCATAAACATTGCAGGGCAAATGGCAAGGGTCAGAAGATCCGCAACGGCCATGTTTGCAATAATCAGGTTGGTGGGCGATCGCAATGAACGGTTGGTGGCTATCAGATAAAGCATGGTGAAGTTTCCATATAGACCAAAGGCAATCAGTGGCACAAACGTGCAGATCTTCCAGGTGATCTCTCCGTTGGACTTGTGCAGCCAAATGCGCTCTGCTGGGAAATCCCACTTGCCAAAGTCGAACTAGAGGCAAAGGTTAAGCTACTGTGCAATTGGAACCTTGCTCATACTAACGTCGTCGCTGCTTGAAGCCATTCCGTTGGATTCCTGCTTCGACGCCTTTCGCAGAGGAACTACCTCGCGTTCGCCAAATTAACATGACCAAAACTTGAtcccacttaattttgttagCTGATTGACAAAGCTATTAACAGGTGTCACAGATAGTACTAGCTAAAAGCTAATGGCTCTGCGACTTGACCATCTGTCGCGCCGCTCTCGGCGCTTCTCATAAACTATACTTGGCCTTTTCGAGgagtgcttttgctttttattgaagtatttccattttcatatttcttcAAATACTAATATAATTAAGACACGTTGCGACTTTAATCGATGTCGAGTTTTCGGAAGGATCCCTCAACGCCGAAAATGGAATCCGCATTAACACGCTTTCCAGGTCGCAGATGCTCATCCACTCCGTACTGGCAGTCCTCTGCGAAATAGTCCTTATAGGACATCAATTGCTTCTCCGCCTCCGCCTGAATGTCGGCTATACGTCCATTGTTGCCGCCATATTCTTCCGGCAGGTATTCGCGTGGTATCACCTCATTTAATTGCTCCAGGTTTTTATACACGTGAAACTGGAAATGCAGAGTGCCGTATGAGTCAGGCAAATAGATTATTCTCCAGCTTGCACTTTCCCCCGTGTGCGTATTTAAGACTAGGCCTAACGTTTCAATGATAAGAGCCCATGACGTGGTCAACTGACCTTAGGCAATGCTGCTCTGCACACTGTATAAAGTTAATTGCTTTGATTTgggaaatattaaataatagtTCAAGGGTGAGAGGGTGTCTGAGCTCTTCAACGGCTATCAGCTGCCTGCTATACCAGCTGATAATCTCGGTGAAGTGTCCGATAAGGGAACGAAAATAAATTAGCAAAAGTGGCTACGACTATTTAATTATTCTTGCTTACTCACCCGCTGCTGGAGCTTGCTGGGCATGAGGCTCTTTGCCAGATTCAGTAACGCCATTCCCTCCTTGGGGCAATTGATCAGGTGGACTCCCTTCAGGCGAGTGGGCTGAGCCTTTTCTGCGAATATTCCCATCCTTTTGATGAGCGTGAAATCTAGTTGGGCCAAAAAGCTGAGGCTCAATTTAGCCATGTCAATGATCTCGACGTAGCCGCTAACGTTGCTGTGGTCATCCTCACGGATTGACTGTTCCGTTATCATGGTTTGGTAGCGGAAGAGATCCAATAACTTGAACTTCTTTGGATCGAATTTCTCATAGTTCGTAAGCTGCAGGCGGGGGCCATCGGTGCCCCAAGGTTTGGGCAATCGAACATAGGTTCTAAAGAagaatttaagttttttaaatatcCTTATTAAGGATTATGACGTCTAAACTCACCCAGATCGACACAAGATTAGGTTCTTTTCGTCCACCAATCGATTGCCAAAGAGCTCTGGCATTAGCGTCTTGATAGTGTAAAAGTGATCCAACTTGGACTTAGTCTTCTCTAGGCTGAACTTGCAGCCTCGCAAGAAGCCAACCAGGAATTGGTCATCCTGACGGCCCCTCAGATGAGGTTGCTTGGCCAACCAATCACGAAGAGCTGCCAGATCCGCTGGCACTCGCTCCTCCACCTCGTTTAGTTCCGTTTCAGCAATGCGGCGAAGTTCGGCGCTCAAGGGTCTCAGTTCGGTCATTTCTGGGGAGTCGCTTGCTTCGTGGCAGCTGGACGGCTACTAAACGCTCTTCCTAATCGCATGGCGGCCAAAATCCCAGGCCGAAACGGAACCGTTAAAAGCTAATCTGGTGCTTTTATGGCCACTCATTCTGTTGATAGCGCGCACGACCGTTTCCACCACTCTCTTTTGCTCCGACGGCCCATCAAATCCGACCCGATCTGTTGTGTGGGCGGTCGAAGTCTCTTGTCGGAGGAGATAAGATTAGGGCTCGACTGCATCTGTGGCGTGTATGAGTGCAGCTGGCGAAAAGGCGGTAGAGTCTGTGGATAGAAACACGCCACAGTTCAAACGGTTGTGAGTATGCAGATCGTATCTTATCGCCGGTTCGGAAAAGCACAGTTGACTGGAATTACCCAATTATGGATTTTAAAAGTTAATGCCATATCAAGTGGATGTGTTTtctaaaaaaagaaaagataattgaaaaaattttagTTCTTTAAGGAGTAGGACATTTTTAAAACTCCCTAAGACAACCATTTTAATGCGGGGTTGTTTTAGGAGTAAACTTAAAATATCCAAATAATTATCAACagctaatataaaaataatttaagcttCATACGTCtactatttatattatttcgacgcaggaaatataaaagaaGTTTAAGTACAAACATCTATTACGAATTCATGAGCTTATGCGAAACTAGTGAGGTTCAGATAGTGTACTTATCATTCCCACGGAACATTGCTATTTGTGTTTGCGCATTCGGTCAATGATATCGCATAATCTAGTGCTCAAATGGTTTGTCACTGTGAGTTTGCTCCGTGTCGCAGTGTTTTTCGAGTACTTCTGCACCAGTGTGCCCGCTATCGAATCGGGAGGGTTCCCGATCCGATCAGAATCGGAACCCAGTCCAAGCAGGCGACCGCAAACTTTTCTGTTAGTCGTGTTCGCACCTGGCCATAGAACACACACTTCTTAGCACACTCCAAGCCTTCGGTATCGTATCTCAAAATCTAAGGCAAGTATCGATCGATTTGCAGATCCCCTGAGACCATGGCCAAGATACGATCGCTGGTGCCGGAGCTGGCCGAGGTGGCTCGGTCGCAGCTCTGCGAGGATCCGTCCTCAATGGTGGCGAAGATCGAGGCCCTGAGGACCTGGATTGTCGAACAGAACTACCTGGAGGCGCGGACCGACGATCAGTTCTTGGTGGCCTTCCTGCGCTTCTGCCACTGGGACGTGGAGGAGGCCAAGAAGAGAGTACTCTTCTACTACACCTACAAATCCAAGGAGAGAGAACTGCTCAAGAGTCGCCTGGTAGACGATAAGCTGCTAGAACTGGCTCGTTCAGGGTAAGTCGGGGACTCCCCATTTTCTGTAGATGGGTGTTTTAGAAAACCGTGCTCTTTTGCAGAATTTTCGCCACATTGCCCAAACCTATTGGCCCTGGTGGCCCCCGTATCCACTACACACGAATGGGCCACATTGAACCTTCCAAGCACAGTGTCAGCGACATTTTCCGCTTCCACGCTTTTCGCGCAGAGATCGAGATCAACACGGATGACAACTGGAACGTATCCGGCGTTGTGGAGATCATCGATTTCACCAAGATCCCCTACTCCCTGCTACTGCAGTTCGATCCTGGTATGTTCAAGCGGATGAATGCATTCCTAGAGCATGGTATCCCAGCGAATTTGGTGGCCACCCACATTGTTAATGCCTCCAGGGAGACGCAGTTTGTCCTGGGCCTGGTTCGGAATGTCATGAAGCAAAAGGAGCTGGTGAGTCTAAAGGGAAAATAATCGATTTCGAAACACTAACCCTTTGCTACCCTTCCTGCAGTTACACATCCACTCTAACGTGGAGTCTCTGCAAAAGGCCATTGGCAAGGAGTATTTGCCCGTAGAGATGGGCGGCGAGAATGGCTCCTTGGCGGATGCGATGACGCGGTACGAGACACAGTTGACCAGCTTTTCCACGTACTTTAAGGAAGACGAGCGATATGGAGTGGATGAGAAATTGCGGGCGGCCAGTGAGAATAATCAGGATAGGGCCGCTCCGTTAGCGGCCAGCGTTCCTAGCGACGGAACTTTCCGGAAGCTAAACTTCGATTGAGGCAATGATCGGGCAGTTAGTTTTATATTCTGATGCACATCCTATAAATACGCCCTCTTAACACACAGCCCTATATATACACACTGAAATGTATAGACACTACAGCGATCTTTGGTCATAGCAGAACCTGatattttataaatgaaaCCATAAAGGAGGAACATCGAAACTCAAAGCAAATTGAACAATATTATTGACAAGTGCACACTAAAACGAAATAAGAAGCAAATGGATCGCCATCAAATGGCACAAAAACCTcacaagtttgtcgattttaatttattgttgtCCTTATCAACGCACATACTTATATACATTCTAACGTCCGGTCGCTGGGGGTGTTTACTATCCCCAAACGATTCATTTTACCATGATCCCACAAAGCATTTTCATGACGAAATCTTCAACGTCTTCTACTTGCGTGCTAAGTTGttgttggcttttattttatcGCATACTTTTATAAATACGGTACatgagtatatatattttcgatattttttcagttggTTAAGTGTCGTTTCTACTAATTTTTGATACTAGTTTACACATATACATGCATCTCTATATTTATGgataatacatacatagttaAATGACTATATTTAAAAGTGACAATGTACTGTAGACCCCATGTTGAGTGCGTTAATAAATTAAAGCgaatttgtttaaatgtcGGTATAACAGAAACGTAAATTGTACTACTTGGGGTTCGATTCTTTATATATGGGGGTAATGTGTTTTATCTGGTCGAGATAAACGCTTTGGTGCTTGATGTCTGCTTTACATATCGCTGTTTGAACTAAAGTTCTGATAAGCAATATCAATAAATTTTGGGTTATGTGAAGAGCAAGGTTAAAGCATTTCACTTAATTGATCATTGGTTTTTTCTATCGTACTTCTTACCTGactattttgaatatttaactTTTGCCCGCCCTTTTCCGATTCCCCTTAGAATGGGACGACTATATCATCTTAGGTCGAGTGTTGAAAAGCGACCAAATTGAACTTTGGACCGGCGTAAAGCTTGTTGCTTCGAGCTTTTTTGACATTTCCTCAGCGACTACAAATTGTATATTGTATTGTTTTCATGTTTACCGGGTTTGCTTAAGTTTACTGAGAAATAAATTGCCAAGATGTCGAAGGCTATTAAGTACTATTACGATTTCCTGTCGCAGCCATCCCGCGCCCTTTGGATTGCCATGAAATTGGGCAAAACCCCTTTCGAAGACTGCCCAGTTGCTCTGCGAAAACgtaagaataaataaaaagttactTAC
Proteins encoded:
- the LOC120448318 gene encoding RWD domain-containing protein 2B produces the protein MAEEELQTYRRCVGLQLEELELLSSIYCAPGELHMLDAGVVADFNEFLEEDKTKAANSLLSHLEYVVKLTLPGKQCVEVRVELPHLYPLLEQARISVHTTLLGKAKEQRLKNDLDQYQSERREEDAEPYIFQLLSWLQEHIEDLLKRPASEFEVLPVASQDPQQPPATHLERMWIYSHHIKSTAKRQELIRQARQLELTGFSRPGKPGIICVEGDSANVHEFWRTIKALRWQKICLVRSEPRQRKRGFEDFSEQLFNAEEGVMNMGQFIRFLEAHGFGYMKSELFGLA
- the LOC120448273 gene encoding neuropeptide FF receptor 2 — encoded protein: MLYLIATNRSLRSPTNLIIANMAVADLLTLAICPAMFMVNDFYQNYQLGCVGCKLEGFLVVVFLITAVLNLSVVSYDRLTAIVLPMETRLTIRGVQIVVVCTWVSGILLASPLAFYRSYRVRVWKNFTERYCKENTSVLPKYWYVLITILVWLPLGIMLICYIAIFYKLDRYEKRVLSRENPLTVSYKRSVAKTLFIVVVVFAALRLPFTILVVLREKYFGEDVSVSSGMQLFWYISQYLMFLNAAVNPLIYGFNNENFRRAYYQISWVRRWRFAAKMKKVSGTPSHCCYCAFMKKGRRSPEVAQQARNVKCDISKDISSEKQSDKSTKIMQSNPTDLLASEIGADGFI
- the LOC120448309 gene encoding alpha-tocopherol transfer protein-like, with the translated sequence MTELRPLSAELRRIAETELNEVEERVPADLAALRDWLAKQPHLRGRQDDQFLVGFLRGCKFSLEKTKSKLDHFYTIKTLMPELFGNRLVDEKNLILCRSGTYVRLPKPWGTDGPRLQLTNYEKFDPKKFKLLDLFRYQTMITEQSIREDDHSNVSGYVEIIDMAKLSLSFLAQLDFTLIKRMGIFAEKAQPTRLKGVHLINCPKEGMALLNLAKSLMPSKLQQRFHVYKNLEQLNEVIPREYLPEEYGGNNGRIADIQAEAEKQLMSYKDYFAEDCQYGVDEHLRPGKRVNADSIFGVEGSFRKLDID
- the LOC120448296 gene encoding uncharacterized protein LOC120448296, with the protein product MAKIRSLVPELAEVARSQLCEDPSSMVAKIEALRTWIVEQNYLEARTDDQFLVAFLRFCHWDVEEAKKRVLFYYTYKSKERELLKSRLVDDKLLELARSGIFATLPKPIGPGGPRIHYTRMGHIEPSKHSVSDIFRFHAFRAEIEINTDDNWNVSGVVEIIDFTKIPYSLLLQFDPGMFKRMNAFLEHGIPANLVATHIVNASRETQFVLGLVRNVMKQKELLHIHSNVESLQKAIGKEYLPVEMGGENGSLADAMTRYETQLTSFSTYFKEDERYGVDEKLRAASENNQDRAAPLAASVPSDGTFRKLNFD